Within Dermacentor variabilis isolate Ectoservices chromosome 8, ASM5094787v1, whole genome shotgun sequence, the genomic segment tatcctgtgcatttacatactcgtaaaaacgcggtgctgccacagtcgtgcagcgcgaaagaacaaaagaggCGCCGGTCGCGTAAACAATGCAATCCGAGAGGGAGGAAACGAGAGTGACGGCGCAcggggagaaggaagaagaagggagGGGAGAGGAGTCCAATGTTCGCAGACGAAGGCGGCGCCCGGGCGGGAAACTTGAAATGGACACGGGACAGCACACTCCCCGTCTGGTTATACATATAACCACTATATGATGTTTTCAGTCCTCACACGGAATAAGCAGGACTGTCTCGGTCACAGGACGGAGAAACGTCTTGATCACTCCCCGTGTTGCCGTCTTGATCTCCACCTTTCGCACCTTGCCGTCCGCACTCGCGATAACGTTCACAATGAGTCCCATGGGCCACTCGTTGCGGTGAACCTGGCTGTCTCTCAGGAGGACGAGGTCACCTGCCTTGAGACTCCGCGTTAGGGTCTGCCACTTGCGACGACTCTGCAGGGTGGTAAGGAACTCGCGTCGCCAGCGGCACCAAAAGACGTCGGCCAGCCACTGAACCTGCCGCCACTGTCGCCGATATATATCTTTGTCATTAAAGACTGGTGGCACTGTGTTGCCGCCGACCTTCTGGGTCAGAAGCGTTGCCGGAGTCAGCACTTCCCAGCACTCGGGGTCCGTTGAGACAGGAACGAGGGGTCGTGAATTTATGATCCCTGAGACTTCTGCCAAGAGGGTTACCAAGACTTCGTGAGTAAGGCGACGAGAGGTATTCTCAAGAAGCATGGAGTCCAAAATTCGCCGTGTGACTCCTATCATCCTTTCCCACACTCCTCCCATGTGAGAAGCATGAGGGGGATTGAACACCCAAGTGCATCCATGGTCTGACAGGAATGTTCCTAGCTTCTCGTGGTCTGGGCCAGTGGTGCTCACCTTTAGTTCGGTGCATGCTCCAACAAAATTTGTCCCGCAATCAGACCTCAGTTGCTTTGCCGGGCCCCTTATGGCAAAGAATCTGCGGAGCGCATTAATAAAACTTGAGGTATCCATGCTCTCGATTACTTCAATATGAACAGCACGGATACTCATGCAAGTGAAGAGTACGGCCCACCGTTTACTGTTGGCCTCACCGCCTCTGGTGCGACGAGACGTGACTTGCCACGGGCCAAATACATCTAGTCCGACATAAGTGAAAGGTGGCTCGGTGCTTAGTCTTTCTGCGGGCAGGTCTGCCATCATCTGCTGTAGCTGCCTTCCTCTTAGCTTGCGACATGTAACACAAATGTGTATATATGAGGCGATGCTACGCTTAGCTCCGACGATCCAGAACCCAGCTGCCCTGACTGCTCCCTCAGTGAAGTGGCGTCCTTGATGTTTGACCTGTTCGTGATAATGCCGCACAACCAGGGTGGTGACATGGTGTCGCCCTGGCATGATGATGGGCTTCTGCTCTTGCTGGTCGAAATGGTTGGCCCTGCCCAGTCGGCCACCGATTCTCAAAAGACCGTCGGAATCAACCCATGGATCCAGTCTCCACAGAGGGCTTGACTTCGGTAGTCGCTTTCCTCGTTGCAAGCTTTTGAACTCCTCTGAAAAGGCTTCCTTCTGGACAGATAGAATAATGGCTGCCTTTGCTCGGGCTAGGTGTTCTGCAGAAGGTCGCACTTGGTGAGATGAGCTGTTACGCGGGCAGTTTGACACGTTTTCAGAAGTGCCCCGAATTTTGTCCACTAGCCGTACGAGCGTTCCAACTGCGCGAGTCAGCGTAATCCAACTTGAGAAGCGCTCGAACCGCTTGCTGCCGAGTTGTTTCACGTCCACACTGGTTGCGAGAACATTTGCCTGGGGCCGCACCTCCGTGTCGGAGTCCGCATCGACCAAGTCGAACTTGCCCTTCAATACCTGCGAGCAGTGTTCTTGACGATACAAAAAGTCCGGGCCTGTCAGCCAGGTCGATCCTGCCATCTGGGCCGCTGGCACAGACCTGGTTCCTAGATCCGCAGGGTTCATGTCAGAAGGAACGTAGTGCCATTGGTCTGGCCGTGTAGAGCTCCTTATGCGTTCCACCCTGTTACTGACATACACAAAAAACCTTCGCGTCTCATTATGTATGTAGCCTAGGACGACCTTGCTGTCAGTATAGAAGTTTACAGCATCAAGTTCCATATCTATTTCACGACTGATGAGTTCTGCTAGCTCCACTGCCAAGACTGCGCCGCACAGTTCAAGCCTTGGGATGGTGTGTTCCGGATGCGGTGCTAGCTTAGCCTTTCCTATGACGAACCCGACATGACACGCACCATCTGGATATGTCACTCTGAGGTACGCCACTGCAGCCACAGCTTTCGTTGATGCGTCGGAGAATATGTGCAGTTCCTTCCACTGTGCGGTAGTGAGTGAGGCAGGGGCATAGGTGCGAGGTATGTCCAGCTGCTCGAGTACTTGCAAGGAGTCTTTCCACACCTCCCAGGCGGCTCTCTTTTCGTCAGGAAGTGGGCAGTCCCAGTCGCATGTCAGAGCGACTAGCTCTCGGAGGAGGGACTTTCCTTGAACGATGACTGGAGCAACAAACCCAAGTGGGTCGTACAGGCTATTTACCACTGACAAGACACCGCGCCGAGTGAATGGCTTTTCTTGGAATGGAGTCGTAAATGTGAAGACATCCTTCTTCAGATTCCAAGAAACTCCCAGACTGCGTTGGATCGGCTGTGAGCCATTGCTCAAGTCAAGATCCTTCAAATCGTTGGCACGGTCTTCTTCtggaaatgcttccaacactgtaGGGCAGTTAGAGGCTATCTTATGGAGCTTAAGGTTCGATGCGGCCAAcatctgttgcgtgcggcgtattAGGCTGATGGCGTCCTCGTCGTTGTAGAGAGACTTCAACCCATCGTCGACATAGAAATCCCTCTCAATGAACTGCCTGACGTCGCTGCCAAATTTTTCCTCTCCTTCTCGTGCTGTTCTCCGCAGCCCGTACGTTGCAACTGCTGGTGAAGGGCTGTTTCCAAACACATGTACCTTCATTCGGTACTCTACCACGTCACTGTAGATGTTGTtgttgcggaaccacagaaatcTCAGATAATTTCGGTGGTCGTCTCGTACCAGGAAGCAGTAGAACATGTGCTTAATGTCCACAGTAATGGCCACTGGCTCTTTCCGGAATCGGATGAGCACCCCAAGCAGGCTGTTGATCATGTCTGGACCGGTAAGCAGCACACTGTTTAGAGACAGGCCCTTAAACTGTGCACTGGAGTCGAACACGACTCGTGTTTCCCCAGGCTTTCGTGGGTGGCAAACACCAAAGATGGGGAGGTACCAACACTCTTCTCCCTCTCGAACCGGTGGAGCTTCCTCGGCGTGGCCGTTCTTGAACATCTTCTCCATGAAGCTCGCGAATTGTTCCCTCAGTTCCGGCTTTCTCTTCAAGGTCCGTTGGACAGCAGTGAGGCGTGACTCGGCCAAGCACTTGTTATTCGGAAGCCAAGGTCTTGGACAACGAAATGGAAGAGGTGCTACCCAACTGTTGGATTCGTCCCTTGAGAACTCGTCATCCATCAGCTTCAAGAACTTCCTGTCCTCGACGGAAAGGGAAGGTCTGTTGTCATCCTTCGTTGTGTGGAACAGCGTTTCAGCGACCCCATCGCCACAGCGGTCTTTCCTAGCAGCGTTCTGAGCTGGTTGGAAGCAGTTTGTCGACCCTTGCGTGTCAGCGAGCTTCTCCTTGGCAAGAAAATGATTCTGGCATGGCTCGAAAATGGAGGGACGTCCATTTTCAAGGACGTTTGTTTTGAGGTTGCTCACAGAGTCCGGTGGGCGACTTCGACTTATGCAGACATTCCCCACGATGACCCATCCCAGATCCAGTCTCTGAGCAAATGGAGCATCAGCCGGTCCGTTGCGCTGTTGTCGAACCTTGTGTACTCTGAGGATATCTCTCCCGAGGAGAAGTAGAATCTTGGCCTCTGGGTCCAAACGAGGAATGAATTTAGCTACAGCTCTGAGATGGGGGTGATGCGATGCCACTTCCGGTGTTGGAATCTCGTTCCTGTTGTTAGGCATCTCGTTGCACTCGATGAGCGTTGGCAAGGGTAGCTTCACGGAGCCATGAATGTCCTCAATGAGAAAGCCGGATGCTCTTCTTCCTATCGCCTCTGCAGTTCCAGCACATGTCCTTAGAGTGTAGGGGGAACTGTCACCATTGAGCCCGAAAATGTCGAAGAACTCTGTTCTTGCAAGGGACCTGTTGCTCTGGTCGTCTAAGATGGCATACATTTTTTCAGTGTTGTGAGGCTGAGTCGGGTGACTAACTTTCACCAAGCAGATCTTAGAGCAGGATTTGCCACCGCCGCTTTGACCGCAGACCTCCGTACACTTTGATGACACTTCAAGTGCGGAATCTTGGTCTCGACCTACATCTTCAGAGTCGTGATGAGCTGCAGGAGACTTATGGTTGACATTTCCGGCATGAAGTGCTGTGGCATGCCTCTCGCTACCACAATCGTCACATTTGAGAACTGTTTTACAGTCTCTTGCAAAGTGGTCTGTTGAAGCGCAGCACCTGAAGCATATTCCATAATTTTTCAGCAGAGATTTTCGTTCATCCAGCGGTTTTTCTCGGAAAGTACGACACTTCCGGAGGGGGTGAGGCTTCCTGTGCAGAGGACAATACTTGGTTGTATCATGCCACTTTGGTGCGTTTGAGGGCGGATGGTCGGTGCTTGCTTCCACGTCCGTCAGTTGCACTGAGATGGGCGTTCTTCTCGTGCCGTCATTCGCAGCCCATCTGTCTGCTCTTGGGAGCCTTGAAGGGGTGCCACTTGCAGTGTTGAGTTTGAAGCTAGGATCATTTCTCGTTTTCGCTTGGTCCCTGATAAAGCTGGCAAAGAACGAAAAAGGGGGAAAGGCGACCCGATGATCTCGTTTGTACTTCGATCCTTTCGCTATCCACATGTCTTGCAAGCGCTGCGGCAGTTTTTCTACGATGGGGTTTACCCCTCTTGCCGTGTCCAGATAGGAAAGCCCAGTCAGCTGAGGGTCACATTTTGCAGCCTCAACTTCAAGAAGCAGGTCTCCCAGCTCTCTCAGTTTCTCGGTGTCCTTGTCGGACAGTCTGGGGAAACTTGCGATTCTCCTGAAGATGGCCTCTTCTATAATTTCCGGACGACCATAGCATTCCTCAAGTCTTTCCCAAACTACATCTAACCCGGCTTCGGGGCAGTCGACGTGCACGGAACGCAGCCGCTTTGCATAGCTCGACGACTCGGCACCAAGCCATTTCACGAGAAGATCAAGTTCTTCGCTTGCCGTAACCTCGAGAGTCCGTGTCATTCCCTTGAATGTAGATTTCCACGCCCGGTAGTTCTCAGGGCAGTCGTCAAACTTCGTAAGTGAAGTACTCACAAGGTCGCGTCGAATCAGATACTTTGCCATGGCGGTCAGTTCTGGGGCGTTAGCTTCATCTCCCTGCTGACGAGCAACGTTCTGGGCGATTCCTTGGTTGTGAGCGCTAGGAGTGCATGGAGCGTGGTCTTCAGCTGCTTCATCAACGTTCTGAAAGACGTAATGCTCTCCGCCGTCATGCCGCTGCGATTGCTGGCGCGGGCCAATGcgcacgtgagcctggtcaagcACGTAGTCAAAGGTACGTTGAGCGCGGTCTTCGGATGCCTCCTCCACAGTCCGACAGATGTGATGCTCCCCGCCGTGCTGATCTACGGCAGCCTCCAGGATCTCTGCTTGTGCTTCCGCGGCGGCCGCTTCTCTATCCAACTGCAACACATGTAACTCGGTGTCTAGCTCGACTTTCTTGCGTTCGATCTCCGCGGCCGcatttttctcttgttcttcGAGTTTGGCCTTTTCCAGTTTCACCGCGGCTTCTTTCTTCATAAGAGAAGCCTGCACTCGCGCCGCGGCGGCCTCCGCTCTTGCTCTGGCGGCGAGCATGCTTGGCGTTGTCGAGGCGGTCGAACGCTCCGAACGGGCTGAGCGCGACGAATGCCGTGACTGCACAGAGCTTGCCATTTTCTCAGAGCATGCGAGACGAGATTGGTCCGGACTCACTTGAGCAGCGGGCGACTTGCGGTCTTGCGACGCCATGCCGTGTGTGGCTGCGAGGCGAAAACGGAGCTTCGCAGCGCGGAGCCAGCGAGCCGAGCCGCCTAAGCCTAGGCGCTTTGGAGACGCGCGTGGGATGCCGACTCGGCGTTCATCGCGTTTTTACTGTTCTGATTCCGTGGCACGCGTTGGGGCTGCGGCCACTCCTCAGATAGTTAACGAgtcgcaaacaccaagaaaattaaaactttatcctgtgcatttacatactcgtaaaaacgcggtgctgccacagtcgtgcagcgcgaaagaacaaaagaggCGCCGGTCGCGTAAACAATGCAATCCGAGAGGGAGGAAACGAGAGTGACGGCGCAcggggagaaggaagaagaagggaggggagaggagtccaatgttcgcagacgaaggcggcgcccgggcgggaaacttgaaatggacacgggacagcacactaacgaagaaaaaaaaaaagcaagtatcACGGTAGGCAGAGAAGCTCGCCTCCAGGAAACTAGGAAACACGACACTTCAATATCTGCTATCTTctaatggggaaccagcgctggataggcggcgcgtcgaaaagagtgcgttgcacgccgccctggcgacgaaacgcggcatattccagcgtcccgaccagacgagacacacgtgcgcggccgtattatatAGTTCGTATGtctccgttttcgcgccgcttcaagtgaacagttttcgtaaagaagctagcgccatcaagtgaagaaatgacgaaagaagctttctaagctttatatatttttcaaagtgtgtcgcggcgagcacgtgtgtttctttaacggttgcgcctagctgcctcgcaaatctag encodes:
- the LOC142591317 gene encoding uncharacterized protein LOC142591317, which gives rise to MASQDRKSPAAQVSPDQSRLACSEKMASSVQSRHSSRSARSERSTASTTPSMLAARARAEAAAARVQASLMKKEAAVKLEKAKLEEQEKNAAAEIERKKVELDTELHVLQLDREAAAAEAQAEILEAAVDQHGGEHHICRTVEEASEDRAQRTFDYVLDQAHVRIGPRQQSQRHDGGEHYVFQNVDEAAEDHAPCTPSAHNQGIAQNVARQQGDEANAPELTAMAKYLIRRDLVSTSLTKFDDCPENYRAWKSTFKGMTRTLEVTASEELDLLVKWLGAESSSYAKRLRSVHVDCPEAGLDVVWERLEECYGRPEIIEEAIFRRIASFPRLSDKDTEKLRELGDLLLEVEAAKCDPQLTGLSYLDTARGVNPIVEKLPQRLQDMWIAKGSKYKRDHRVAFPPFSFFASFIRDQAKTRNDPSFKLNTASGTPSRLPRADRWAANDGTRRTPISVQLTDVEASTDHPPSNAPKWHDTTKYCPLHRKPHPLRKCRTFREKPLDERKSLLKNYGICFRCCASTDHFARDCKTVLKCDDCGSERHATALHAGNVNHKSPAAHHDSEDVGRDQDSALEVSSKCTEVCGQSGGGKSCSKICLVKVSHPTQPHNTEKMYAILDDQSNRSLARTEFFDIFGLNGDSSPYTLRTCAGTAEAIGRRASGFLIEDIHGSVKLPLPTLIECNEMPNNRNEIPTPEVASHHPHLRAVAKFIPRLDPEAKILLLLGRDILRVHKVRQQRNGPADAPFAQRLDLGWVIVGNVCISRSRPPDSVSNLKTNVLENGRPSIFEPCQNHFLAKEKLADTQGSTNCFQPAQNAARKDRCGDGVAETLFHTTKDDNRPSLSVEDRKFLKLMDDEFSRDESNSWVAPLPFRCPRPWLPNNKCLAESRLTAVQRTLKRKPELREQFASFMEKMFKNGHAEEAPPVREGEECWYLPIFGVCHPRKPGETRVVFDSSAQFKGLSLNSVLLTGPDMINSLLGVLIRFRKEPVAITVDIKHMFYCFLVRDDHRNYLRFLWFRNNNIYSDVVEYRMKVHVFGNSPSPAVATYGLRRTAREGEEKFGSDVRQFIERDFYVDDGLKSLYNDEDAISLIRRTQQMLAASNLKLHKIASNCPTVLEAFPEEDRANDLKDLDLSNGSQPIQRSLGVSWNLKKDVFTFTTPFQEKPFTRRGVLSVVNSLYDPLGFVAPVIVQGKSLLRELVALTCDWDCPLPDEKRAAWEVWKDSLQVLEQLDIPRTYAPASLTTAQWKELHIFSDASTKAVAAVAYLRVTYPDGACHVGFVIGKAKLAPHPEHTIPRLELCGAVLAVELAELISREIDMELDAVNFYTDSKVVLGYIHNETRRFFVYVSNRVERIRSSTRPDQWHYVPSDMNPADLGTRSVPAAQMAGSTWLTGPDFLYRQEHCSQVLKGKFDLVDADSDTEVRPQANVLATSVDVKQLGSKRFERFSSWITLTRAVGTLVRLVDKIRGTSENVSNCPRNSSSHQVRPSAEHLARAKAAIILSVQKEAFSEEFKSLQRGKRLPKSSPLWRLDPWVDSDGLLRIGGRLGRANHFDQQEQKPIIMPGRHHVTTLVVRHYHEQVKHQGRHFTEGAVRAAGFWIVGAKRSIASYIHICVTCRKLRGRQLQQMMADLPAERLSTEPPFTYVGLDVFGPWQVTSRRTRGGEANSKRWAVLFTCMSIRAVHIEVIESMDTSSFINALRRFFAIRGPAKQLRSDCGTNFVGACTELKVSTTGPDHEKLGTFLSDHGCTWVFNPPHASHMGGVWERMIGVTRRILDSMLLENTSRRLTHEVLVTLLAEVSGIINSRPLVPVSTDPECWEVLTPATLLTQKVGGNTVPPVFNDKDIYRRQWRQVQWLADVFWCRWRREFLTTLQSRRKWQTLTRSLKAGDLVLLRDSQVHRNEWPMGLIVNVIASADGKVRKVEIKTATRGVIKTFLRPVTETVLLIPCED